In Thalassotalea fonticola, a single genomic region encodes these proteins:
- a CDS encoding glycerate kinase, whose product MKIVIAPDSFKESLTALEVANAIESGFKRVFSDAQYIKVPMADGGEGTVQALIDATNGKIVHTSVKGPLHATVDSFYGIMGDGKTAVIEMAAASGLHLLNEDNKDAKFTCSFGTGQLIIDALEKGISKFIIGLGGSATNDGGAGMLTALGAMLTDRNGDALPPGGAHLHSVSNIDVSALHPKLSKASFQVACDVTNPLCGVTGASAVFGPQKGASKQDIALLDANLLHFGQKLEALTGKNIINFSGAGAAGGMAASLLAICNATLQSGVELVINTLALNEQVKGADVVITGEGRIDSQTVFGKTPIGVAKVATNNNCPVIAIAGSVSADYEIVLQHGIDAVFPILSEPGNLADALANGATNIERTAFNIAQTIKLTN is encoded by the coding sequence TTGAAGATCGTTATTGCCCCAGATTCATTTAAAGAAAGCTTAACGGCGTTAGAAGTTGCCAATGCCATTGAATCTGGGTTTAAGCGAGTTTTTTCTGACGCCCAGTACATTAAAGTACCAATGGCCGATGGCGGAGAAGGAACAGTACAAGCGCTTATTGATGCCACCAACGGTAAGATTGTGCATACTTCAGTAAAAGGCCCCTTACATGCCACTGTGGACAGTTTCTACGGCATAATGGGTGATGGTAAAACCGCAGTTATAGAGATGGCTGCAGCATCGGGTTTACACCTGCTCAATGAAGATAATAAAGATGCCAAATTTACTTGCAGCTTTGGTACTGGTCAACTTATTATCGACGCCCTAGAAAAGGGCATTAGTAAGTTTATCATAGGGCTTGGAGGTAGTGCGACCAATGATGGTGGTGCCGGGATGTTAACCGCGCTTGGTGCTATGTTAACCGATAGGAATGGCGATGCATTACCGCCAGGTGGAGCCCACCTTCATTCAGTCAGCAATATAGACGTAAGCGCGTTGCATCCAAAATTAAGCAAGGCAAGTTTTCAAGTTGCTTGTGATGTTACAAATCCTTTATGTGGTGTCACCGGAGCTAGCGCAGTTTTTGGCCCCCAAAAAGGCGCATCAAAGCAAGATATTGCTTTACTGGATGCTAATTTATTACATTTTGGTCAAAAGCTGGAAGCCTTAACAGGCAAGAACATAATTAATTTTTCCGGTGCTGGCGCCGCAGGAGGCATGGCAGCAAGTTTACTAGCAATTTGTAATGCAACGTTGCAATCGGGTGTCGAGCTTGTCATTAATACTTTGGCATTAAATGAGCAAGTTAAAGGTGCTGACGTTGTAATAACCGGTGAAGGTCGAATTGATAGCCAGACAGTATTTGGCAAAACCCCGATAGGTGTAGCTAAAGTAGCAACAAACAATAACTGCCCTGTTATCGCAATTGCAGGCTCAGTTAGCGCTGATTATGAAATAGTACTTCAACATGGCATAGACGCAGTATTTCCGATTTTGTCAGAGCCCGGTAATTTAGCTGATGCATTAGCTAATGGCGCAACTAACATTGAACGTACCGCATTCAATATCGCTCAAACCATCAAGCTAACCAACTGA
- a CDS encoding NADPH-dependent FMN reductase: MSKILAFSGSARKNSFNQQLVSIAARGAQADGAEVTVINLKNFPMPIFNQDDETEQGMPEIAQQFKKLVSEHDALLIASPEYNSSCSPLLINAITWASRANTPDEVPLSAFQGKYATIMAASPAALGGLRGLVTLRMLFSNIDVTVLPKQIAIAHAYSAFEQGKLIDEIKHNQVREMGAKLHKLLTRLNPDIE; the protein is encoded by the coding sequence ATGAGTAAGATATTAGCGTTTTCAGGCAGCGCTCGAAAAAACTCTTTTAACCAGCAATTAGTGTCAATTGCTGCAAGAGGTGCACAAGCCGATGGTGCAGAGGTGACGGTTATAAACTTGAAAAATTTTCCTATGCCTATTTTCAACCAAGATGATGAAACTGAGCAAGGTATGCCTGAAATTGCTCAGCAATTTAAAAAGCTTGTTAGCGAACATGATGCGTTATTAATCGCTTCTCCGGAATATAATAGTTCATGCAGCCCGTTACTAATTAATGCCATAACTTGGGCCTCAAGAGCAAACACTCCTGATGAAGTGCCGTTAAGTGCATTCCAAGGAAAATACGCAACAATAATGGCCGCATCTCCGGCGGCTTTAGGTGGCTTACGCGGGTTAGTTACACTGCGCATGCTATTTAGCAATATTGACGTTACCGTGCTTCCCAAACAAATAGCAATTGCACATGCCTATTCAGCATTTGAGCAAGGAAAGCTTATTGATGAAATTAAGCATAATCAGGTACGAGAGATGGGGGCGAAATTGCATAAACTGTTAACAAGACTCAATCCTGACATTGAATAA
- a CDS encoding Tex family protein translates to MINISQQIAAELNVKETQINAAISLLDDGSTVPFIARYRKEATQGLDDNHLRHLEQRLSYLRELDERKQLVLKNIKEQGKLSDSLKQQIISVDNKTELEDLYLPYRPKRRTKGQIAIEAGLEPLANKLYQNWSLEPEQAASEYINTDAKFNDTKSVLEGACYILMERLSENAALIQKLRKHLIKQAYLTSNVVKGKEKTAQKFKDYFEHSEMLAKVPSHRGLAMLRGRNEGLLQLNLDVDPGFEKNAESSCEQIIRDHFSLRLSSQPAAQWLNKVVRLTWRVKLALSLENELLTAMRERAETAAIKVFADNLNDLLMAAPGGAKVTMGIDPGIRTGCKIAIVDATSKLLYTTTIYPHEPQKHWEKSLRTISTLVQQYKVELIAIGNGTGSRETDKLAGEAIAKLAGNKPNKIIVSEAGASIYSASEFAANEFPDLDVSLRGAVSIGRRLQDPLAELVKIEAKAIGVGQYQHDVSQSQLSKTLDGVVEDCVNAVGVDLNIASVPLLNRVSGLSKTMAQNIVQYREQNGRFEKRSELKKVARLGPKAFEQAAGFLRINNGKNLLDSSGVHPESYSVVESIIAKSAVGINDLIGDSNLLSNLSAQEFTNDQFGLPTVKDIISELDKPGRDPRPEFKTASFKEGVNTINDLELNMTLEGVISNVTNFGAFVDIGVHQDGLVHISSLTNKFVSDPREIVKAGDIVKVKVLEVDPSRKRISLTMRLEEVANTNNQPKAKQHNKPKQQAGKNHAAKKKPQQQPQNSMMGNAFADAFAKAKK, encoded by the coding sequence ATGATAAATATTTCGCAGCAAATTGCCGCAGAGCTAAACGTTAAAGAAACCCAAATTAATGCTGCAATTTCATTGCTTGATGATGGCTCTACCGTGCCATTTATTGCCCGTTATCGTAAAGAAGCCACCCAAGGCCTAGATGACAATCATTTACGTCATTTAGAACAACGTTTAAGCTACTTGCGCGAATTAGATGAGCGCAAGCAACTGGTGTTAAAAAACATCAAAGAACAGGGCAAGTTAAGCGACTCTTTAAAACAACAAATCATTAGTGTTGATAATAAAACTGAATTAGAAGATTTATATCTTCCCTATCGCCCTAAACGCAGAACTAAAGGGCAAATTGCCATAGAAGCTGGCCTTGAACCTTTAGCAAACAAGCTTTACCAAAATTGGTCATTAGAACCGGAACAAGCGGCTAGCGAATATATCAACACTGATGCCAAATTCAATGACACCAAATCAGTATTAGAAGGCGCTTGTTATATATTAATGGAGCGTTTAAGTGAAAACGCAGCATTGATACAAAAGTTGCGTAAGCATCTTATTAAACAGGCCTATTTAACCAGTAATGTAGTTAAGGGCAAAGAAAAAACCGCACAAAAATTCAAAGATTATTTTGAACATTCGGAAATGCTCGCTAAAGTTCCATCACACCGCGGTTTAGCTATGCTTAGAGGCCGTAACGAGGGCTTATTACAGTTAAATCTAGATGTAGATCCTGGCTTTGAAAAAAATGCCGAATCAAGTTGTGAACAAATTATCCGCGATCATTTCAGCTTACGTTTATCCAGTCAACCAGCAGCACAATGGCTTAACAAAGTTGTGCGTTTAACCTGGCGAGTAAAGCTTGCGCTATCGCTTGAAAACGAGTTATTAACCGCAATGCGTGAACGCGCGGAAACAGCGGCGATAAAAGTTTTCGCCGATAATTTAAACGATTTATTAATGGCAGCACCAGGCGGCGCAAAAGTGACTATGGGCATTGACCCTGGCATTCGCACGGGTTGTAAAATTGCAATCGTCGATGCTACGTCGAAATTACTCTATACCACCACCATTTATCCCCATGAGCCACAAAAACATTGGGAAAAATCATTACGCACAATTTCGACTTTAGTGCAGCAGTACAAGGTTGAACTTATTGCCATAGGTAATGGCACAGGCTCACGTGAAACCGATAAACTTGCCGGTGAAGCAATCGCCAAACTTGCAGGCAATAAACCAAATAAAATTATTGTTTCAGAAGCTGGCGCCAGCATTTACTCTGCCTCGGAATTTGCCGCAAACGAGTTTCCAGACTTAGATGTGTCATTGCGTGGTGCTGTATCCATTGGTCGTCGTTTACAAGATCCATTGGCTGAACTGGTAAAAATTGAGGCTAAAGCCATTGGTGTGGGACAATATCAACATGATGTGAGCCAAAGTCAGTTAAGTAAAACTCTAGATGGCGTAGTAGAAGATTGTGTAAACGCCGTCGGTGTAGATCTTAACATTGCATCAGTGCCACTGTTAAATCGCGTATCAGGTTTATCTAAAACCATGGCTCAAAATATTGTGCAATACCGTGAACAAAATGGCCGCTTTGAAAAACGCAGTGAACTAAAAAAGGTTGCTCGCCTAGGCCCAAAAGCATTTGAACAAGCAGCAGGCTTTTTACGTATTAATAACGGCAAAAACCTACTCGACAGCTCAGGCGTGCATCCAGAAAGTTACAGTGTTGTGGAAAGTATTATTGCTAAGTCTGCAGTAGGAATTAATGACTTGATTGGCGATTCGAACTTATTAAGTAATTTATCCGCACAAGAGTTTACCAATGACCAATTTGGCTTACCTACAGTTAAAGATATTATCAGTGAGTTGGACAAACCAGGTCGAGATCCTCGCCCAGAATTTAAAACAGCTTCCTTCAAAGAAGGTGTGAATACCATTAACGACCTTGAACTTAATATGACTCTTGAAGGGGTTATTTCAAATGTGACCAACTTTGGTGCTTTTGTTGACATTGGCGTCCATCAAGATGGTTTAGTGCATATTTCATCGTTAACCAATAAGTTTGTTAGCGACCCGCGTGAAATAGTTAAAGCTGGTGATATTGTAAAAGTGAAAGTATTAGAGGTTGATCCAAGCAGAAAACGCATTAGCCTGACCATGCGACTTGAGGAAGTGGCGAATACCAATAACCAACCAAAAGCCAAGCAACATAACAAACCAAAACAGCAAGCAGGTAAGAATCATGCTGCCAAGAAAAAGCCACAGCAACAGCCGCAAAACAGCATGATGGGTAATGCCTTTGCTGATGCGTTTGCCAAGGCTAAAAAATAG